Genomic window (Streptomyces yatensis):
ACGCGGGCCTGACCGTCACCCGCCCCTGAGCCCTCTTCCCTCACCCGCACAGCGAAGGCACGTGATGTTCCTCTTCCGCTTCCGTCGCGGTCACAGCCGCCTTGCCCCCGAGCGGGCGTGTGCCCGTACCAGTGACGGCACTGCCGTGCCGCTGGACGTCCGCGAGCCCTCCGAGTGGAGGGCCGGGCACGCGCCAGGCGCCGTCCACCTGCCGCTGACTCGCCTCCTGGCCGGAGCCACCCGGCCGGCCACCGTGCGGGGCCGGCCGGTGGTGGCGATCCGCCGCTCCGGGCGCCGCGCGCAGCAGACCGCCGAGCTGCCGGTCTTCCGCGGCATCGACGCCGTGGACGTGTCCGGAGGCATGACTGCCTGGGTCAGGGCCGGACTGCCGGTGACCGACGAGGGCGGGCAGGGCGGCCGAATAGCGTGAGTGCTCT
Coding sequences:
- a CDS encoding rhodanese-like domain-containing protein encodes the protein MFLFRFRRGHSRLAPERACARTSDGTAVPLDVREPSEWRAGHAPGAVHLPLTRLLAGATRPATVRGRPVVAIRRSGRRAQQTAELPVFRGIDAVDVSGGMTAWVRAGLPVTDEGGQGGRIA